Proteins encoded within one genomic window of Propionispora hippei DSM 15287:
- the hydA gene encoding dihydropyrimidinase, whose product MLDLIIQGGSIVNADAIIKTDIAVQDGRIVSLGDAALLGRAKRVINAAGQYVLPGLIDMHTHFEAPFMGCRGALDFYSGSVAGAFGGVTTFIDFTNTRPGDSVLARVKERREEMAKAVIDYSTHAKFVEANPQVIAEIPAIVEYGCSSIKLFMTYRKEGVMIEDDGMLAVLEAARKWGALPGVHAESNAIAEFHIERQRAKGELDWIDFPKAKPPLCEEEAVRRAILLAEAAGSPLYIFHLTSRRGLETVRQSRLRGCPVYAETCPHYLVLTQEMYRQEEGYRYIMSPPLRDTDDCQALWTGLGQDVLVVSSDDCTYTLAEKTMFLPQDETGGRRDFTKVVNGVPGIETRLPLLLEEGVQQGRLTLQQLVAVASANPAKLFGLYPEKGVLQPGSLADMVLVDLAQTGTIQADRLHQGIDYSVYEGKKVTGWPTMTIARGKVIVEDGNFVGVRGAGQFVRRKPFAANR is encoded by the coding sequence ATGCTGGATTTGATTATTCAAGGCGGCAGCATAGTGAATGCCGACGCCATAATAAAAACCGATATTGCCGTGCAAGATGGCCGGATTGTTTCCCTCGGCGATGCCGCATTGCTGGGGCGGGCCAAACGGGTGATTAACGCTGCCGGTCAATACGTTCTCCCGGGGCTGATTGATATGCACACTCATTTTGAGGCGCCGTTCATGGGCTGCCGGGGCGCTCTTGACTTTTACAGCGGCAGTGTGGCCGGTGCTTTTGGCGGTGTTACCACTTTTATTGATTTTACCAATACCCGGCCGGGCGACTCGGTATTGGCCAGGGTGAAAGAGCGGCGGGAGGAAATGGCGAAAGCCGTCATTGATTACAGCACTCATGCCAAGTTTGTCGAAGCCAATCCGCAAGTGATTGCCGAAATTCCGGCTATAGTGGAATATGGCTGCAGCAGTATTAAGCTGTTTATGACCTATCGCAAAGAAGGGGTTATGATTGAGGACGACGGGATGCTGGCTGTGCTGGAAGCCGCCCGCAAGTGGGGGGCGCTGCCGGGAGTGCATGCCGAGTCCAATGCGATAGCCGAGTTTCATATAGAACGGCAGCGGGCCAAAGGCGAATTGGACTGGATTGATTTCCCTAAGGCCAAACCGCCGCTCTGTGAAGAGGAAGCAGTGCGGCGGGCCATTCTGCTGGCGGAAGCCGCCGGATCGCCACTGTATATTTTTCATCTGACCAGCCGGCGTGGCCTGGAGACGGTGCGGCAGTCCCGGCTTAGAGGCTGTCCGGTTTATGCCGAAACCTGTCCCCATTATCTGGTGCTTACGCAGGAAATGTACCGGCAGGAGGAAGGATATCGTTACATCATGAGCCCGCCGCTCCGGGATACTGATGACTGCCAGGCGCTCTGGACCGGCTTGGGGCAGGATGTTCTGGTGGTTAGCTCTGATGACTGCACTTATACGCTGGCCGAAAAGACCATGTTTTTGCCGCAAGATGAGACAGGCGGCAGGCGTGATTTCACTAAAGTGGTAAATGGTGTACCGGGAATTGAGACCCGGCTGCCGTTGCTTTTGGAGGAAGGTGTTCAGCAAGGGCGGCTCACGTTGCAGCAACTGGTTGCCGTGGCGTCGGCCAATCCGGCCAAACTGTTCGGTCTATACCCGGAGAAGGGCGTTCTGCAGCCGGGCAGCCTGGCCGATATGGTTTTGGTCGACCTGGCACAGACTGGGACAATACAGGCTGACCGGCTCCACCAGGGCATTGATTACAGTGTGTATGAGGGAAAGAAGGTCACTGGCTGGCCGACAATGACGATTGCCAGAGGCAAGGTGATTGTGGAAGACGGTAACTTTGTCGGTGTGCGCGGTGCCGGACAGTTTGTTCGCCGCAAGCCTTTTGCTGCCAACCGTTGA
- a CDS encoding aspartate/glutamate racemase family protein → MKRPNLLVINPNSSPVMTGDIEATVQVLSGRLHFDFVVTSTPGAPDVLESFRDYTLAGASVLQRLAKQQPDHFDGLLLACFGDPALYALKEQVLLPVTGIAEASFSLALLLGYRFGILAASAKAKPMMESLVLSYGLQARLAGVAALEVPIGDFAGRPGSLEDLMVEKCESLRQAGAEVIILGCAGMTGVGARLQQRTGLTVIDPVVAGCTALWQMIAGGFCPSRTGLYA, encoded by the coding sequence ATGAAACGGCCTAATCTGCTGGTCATCAATCCCAATTCTTCGCCGGTCATGACCGGCGATATTGAAGCAACGGTACAGGTGTTGAGCGGCAGACTGCATTTTGATTTTGTGGTTACTTCTACACCGGGAGCGCCGGACGTGCTGGAAAGCTTCCGTGACTATACGCTGGCCGGCGCCAGTGTCCTGCAGCGGCTGGCCAAGCAGCAGCCGGACCATTTCGACGGTTTGCTGTTAGCCTGCTTTGGCGATCCGGCCCTCTATGCTTTGAAGGAACAAGTACTGCTGCCGGTTACCGGTATTGCCGAGGCTTCTTTTTCGCTGGCTCTTTTGCTGGGCTACCGGTTTGGTATACTGGCGGCTTCGGCCAAGGCCAAGCCCATGATGGAGTCGCTGGTCCTGTCTTACGGGCTGCAGGCTAGGCTGGCCGGTGTGGCGGCGCTGGAGGTGCCGATCGGTGATTTTGCCGGCCGGCCGGGCAGCCTGGAAGATTTAATGGTAGAAAAATGCGAAAGTTTGCGCCAGGCTGGAGCGGAAGTAATCATTCTTGGTTGTGCCGGAATGACCGGTGTTGGGGCACGGCTGCAGCAGCGGACCGGACTGACGGTGATTGACCCGGTGGTGGCAGGCTGTACGGCGCTGTGGCAGATGATTGCCGGCGGTTTTTGTCCTTCCCGCACCGGACTGTATGCGTAA
- a CDS encoding energy-coupling factor ABC transporter ATP-binding protein: MTQQSIVMVENLEYCYPDGTRAVNQVSLEIFPGEFIALIGQNGCGKTTLSKVLNGIFKPTSGTVTVDGLDTTRPKVKKQLVTAIGYIFQNPDHQLFNNNVFDEIAYAPRNIGCTESEVRERVSEAARIAGVRPELFGEHPFFLTKGLRQRVAIASILSLKPKVIIVDEPTTGQDYRQSIEIMEFLQELNRQHGHTIIIITHEMDIVAQYAKRAVVMHQGHMLLDGTVREVFGAREILDQASLKPPSLTALAQAWQAYGIDRGIATPEELYRQWRRRCGYETA; this comes from the coding sequence ATGACACAGCAGTCGATTGTAATGGTTGAGAATTTGGAATATTGCTATCCCGATGGAACCAGGGCGGTCAACCAAGTGTCTCTGGAGATTTTCCCCGGCGAGTTTATCGCCCTGATCGGGCAAAATGGTTGCGGCAAAACGACCTTGTCCAAGGTGCTTAACGGAATCTTCAAGCCCACTTCGGGCACCGTAACGGTGGACGGACTGGATACTACCCGGCCCAAGGTGAAAAAACAGTTGGTCACGGCTATTGGCTATATTTTTCAAAATCCCGACCATCAATTGTTTAATAATAATGTGTTTGATGAGATTGCCTATGCGCCGCGCAATATTGGCTGCACGGAAAGTGAAGTGCGCGAACGGGTCAGCGAGGCGGCCCGGATTGCCGGTGTGCGGCCGGAGCTGTTTGGTGAGCATCCTTTCTTTCTGACCAAAGGATTGCGGCAGCGGGTGGCGATCGCCTCTATCCTGTCGTTGAAGCCGAAGGTCATTATTGTCGATGAGCCGACTACCGGCCAGGACTACCGGCAATCGATCGAAATTATGGAGTTTCTGCAGGAACTGAACCGGCAGCATGGTCACACGATTATTATCATTACTCATGAAATGGATATTGTTGCCCAATATGCCAAGCGGGCCGTGGTCATGCACCAGGGGCACATGCTGCTGGACGGAACGGTCAGAGAGGTGTTTGGCGCCCGTGAAATTCTTGATCAGGCATCGCTCAAGCCACCGTCGCTGACTGCTCTGGCCCAGGCTTGGCAGGCATATGGCATTGACCGGGGCATCGCAACGCCGGAGGAACTGTACCGGCAATGGCGTCGGAGGTGCGGTTATGAAACGGCCTAA
- a CDS encoding energy-coupling factor ABC transporter ATP-binding protein — protein sequence MKALEVKHLCWKYSGSESMALRDISFSLEANRFLGIVGPNEAGKTTLALALRGLIPEHFSGVLQGEIEIFGTTVRSLSSLELAQHIGMVFADPDAQFTAMSVEEEIAFGLENLGLSVEEINERLDWVSELTGIRELLGKPPYDLSGGQKQRVAIAAVLAMKPKIIILDEPTSMLDPHSKDNVFSLLATMKKELQMTIVVIEHNIEKIAELSDEILLLAEGSIRRWEKAERFFDDLHGIAASGIRVPDIIRFSYLAAADSPQPKMPVYFEDIRDRLGQELKRGRTS from the coding sequence GTGAAGGCTCTAGAAGTGAAGCATCTATGTTGGAAATACAGCGGCAGTGAGTCTATGGCGCTCAGGGATATCTCCTTTTCTTTGGAAGCTAACCGTTTTTTAGGTATCGTCGGACCCAATGAAGCAGGAAAAACAACCTTGGCCCTTGCCTTGCGGGGGCTGATTCCAGAACATTTTTCCGGTGTGCTGCAGGGTGAGATCGAGATTTTTGGCACGACAGTGAGGTCACTTAGTTCGCTGGAACTGGCTCAGCATATCGGGATGGTTTTTGCCGATCCCGATGCCCAGTTTACGGCGATGAGCGTAGAAGAGGAGATTGCCTTCGGTTTGGAAAATCTGGGGCTGTCGGTGGAAGAAATCAATGAGCGGCTTGACTGGGTAAGCGAGCTGACCGGTATCCGGGAACTGTTGGGTAAACCGCCTTATGATCTTTCCGGCGGCCAGAAACAGCGGGTAGCTATTGCCGCTGTGCTGGCCATGAAGCCGAAAATCATCATTTTGGATGAGCCGACCTCCATGCTGGACCCCCACTCAAAGGATAATGTATTTTCCCTGTTGGCTACCATGAAAAAAGAGCTTCAGATGACCATTGTAGTCATTGAACATAATATTGAAAAGATAGCGGAATTATCCGATGAAATTTTACTCCTGGCGGAGGGCAGTATCCGCCGCTGGGAAAAGGCGGAACGCTTTTTTGACGATCTGCATGGCATTGCCGCCAGCGGGATCCGTGTGCCCGACATCATCCGGTTTTCCTATCTGGCTGCCGCCGACAGTCCCCAGCCGAAGATGCCGGTTTATTTTGAAGACATCCGCGATCGGCTGGGGCAGGAACTGAAACGGGGGAGAACGTCATGA
- a CDS encoding energy-coupling factor transporter transmembrane component T family protein produces MAGTQTMQKTILGYVPLESPIYALHPLVRLTLFVITGVIPLFIEMPEGNLAFLLVILGLFLFSRVDLRKLRVYLPMVFTIGIFILAMYIFFPVGKGEPLLLYQAGWVRLEYHSLMWALSVYIRIVALIYASIFYFSTNRERDILVAFRSTGMPFVCSYFLGLSLRSAGMFLEDYRIIREAEEARGLDTEDMSWTGKIKHFAMYMVPLFTLAIRRSDDISMALFAKGTVLTGKVNGRKRSDYLVAKSPVRCGDIAMISGMLAAFLVFVIFEVHTNQFDISHSLMNRALLASVKGGGE; encoded by the coding sequence ATGGCAGGGACACAGACTATGCAAAAAACCATTTTAGGTTATGTGCCGCTGGAATCACCGATTTATGCCCTGCATCCCCTGGTTCGTCTAACCCTTTTTGTGATTACCGGCGTGATTCCCCTGTTTATTGAAATGCCGGAGGGAAATCTGGCGTTTCTGCTGGTTATTTTGGGTTTGTTCCTGTTTTCCCGGGTGGATTTGCGCAAGCTGAGGGTGTATTTACCCATGGTATTCACGATAGGAATATTTATTCTGGCCATGTACATCTTTTTCCCCGTCGGCAAGGGGGAACCACTGCTATTGTATCAGGCTGGCTGGGTACGCCTGGAATACCACTCCCTGATGTGGGCTTTGAGTGTGTACATCCGCATTGTGGCTCTTATTTATGCGTCGATTTTTTACTTTTCGACCAACCGGGAAAGGGACATTCTAGTGGCGTTCCGGTCGACGGGTATGCCGTTTGTCTGCTCTTATTTTTTGGGCCTGTCACTGCGGTCGGCAGGCATGTTTCTGGAAGACTACCGGATTATCCGTGAGGCGGAGGAGGCCCGGGGATTGGATACGGAGGATATGTCCTGGACCGGTAAAATCAAGCATTTTGCCATGTATATGGTGCCGCTGTTTACGCTGGCCATCCGGCGCAGTGACGATATCAGCATGGCTTTGTTTGCTAAAGGCACCGTGCTGACCGGCAAGGTTAATGGCCGGAAACGGTCCGACTACCTGGTTGCCAAATCGCCGGTGCGGTGCGGCGATATTGCCATGATTTCCGGTATGCTGGCTGCTTTTCTGGTTTTTGTCATCTTTGAAGTCCATACCAATCAGTTTGATATCAGTCATTCACTGATGAACCGGGCTTTGCTGGCCTCGGTAAAGGGGGGAGGAGAGTGA